In Acanthopagrus latus isolate v.2019 chromosome 6, fAcaLat1.1, whole genome shotgun sequence, the genomic window GATCTTGTCCGCTGCTCTCAGCGGTCAGGAAAACTTGCACTCGTGAGTGAGGACTATCACTATCAACATCCAAGTGGAGGTTTGAGTGACTCTGTCGGGGTGCATTTCTTTCGCGTGTTTGTCGTCGTCGTCGTCTTGTAAACAGAAGTGGTTGACATTATGTGACCGTGACAGCTGATtacgtagaaaaaaaaaccaacacacgTCGTTACAGTATAGTGGAAAATTGAATTAGACTGTTACTATCcccacttcctctccctcccctcatgGTACCTGTGTGTCTCCCTGATATGGCCAAGTGTTGAGTGTTGTATATAAatgtctcctccctctcccccatcCGCCTCACGCCGAGCCGATCCGCGCGCCATCTTGTCCGCTTCATACGTGAACCTCTACAGCTCCTGTCACTGACCAAGAATCAACAGATTGTGTGAAAcgttggtgtttgtgtttacaaagagaaagatcttgatttggaatttttttttttcctaaaaaaaaaagaaaaaaagggaagacaATGCAAACGGACAGAGGAGCAAAAAATCCTCTCACTTCACCATCAGGGGGGCGGAGTATGAATCCTCCATTTTCAGGTCCTTATCTACTGAATACTTGAAGTAGGGGGTTCTCCTACCATGAAATACCATATATATGATTTACATGgtagaaaacatgaaacatttcaatGTGCCCATGCATGCTGATTTTTACATAATGTGCCAACTGAAAGTGATGATGTAAGGATAATCTCCTGTTCTCTATGCAGAGCGACTTCTCAACCGTTGTGTCAAAAAAGGTTTAGGAGACACAGGCTTAAAGAGGCTGGGGCTGGTTTCCTGGGCTTAGACTGGAGACTAATCCTGGTCGTGAATGAGTGACATGGCACTCAGCGTGAGTCGAGAAGTCTGCATCTGTGCCTAGAAGCAGCCGTGTAGGAGGAGCTGAAAGGCCTGTAGATTCActagtcattttttaaaaggccTTCAAGAAACAATACGAAAAGCCTGTCAtacattttcactttgttgtcgtctacaggttgttttttttcttttatcgtACGTTGctgaaaactttaaaacaaatcactgtGACCAATGccagaaacatttttgtttgacagAACAAActattgtttacttttttattattctttttatttatttatctatttgagtttgaggtttattttttctattgtttGAGCTTATCAAAAATGCCAGTTTGAGACTGTACTATTTGTATAAGTAAATGTTTTGAGCTGTACAGTAAAAACCTAGGAACAAGTTCAATGTGAGTGTCCAGCATGCTGAATGATTACTTGTGTGAACGTGAGCTAAAATCTCCCATGATGCATCATTCCTCACTCATTAATTGCATCTGCATCGTGACggtgtgatgttgtgtttgagaGTGACGTGTGTCTCACTTACTGTGTCCCATTAGTAGACAGCCTGTGCAGTTTTGTGAGAGTGCAGCATGTTTTTGGGGTTGCCTGTGTAAACGTCTtcagaaaagagagatgagtgtttgtgtgtgcgcgtgtatgcgtgtgcgcgtgtgtgcgtgggtATAGCTGCTTTTCTGGgtgtgggtttgtttgtgtgtcagtatgtctgcgtgtgtgttatGAATGCATAAGagaaaaatctatttaaaaaaactttatcAGAGGAAGTCcctagagagaaaaaaaaaaagcgagacTGAGTCAAAGTTTTGAATGAAGCATGGATACTCtgtactgttttttgttttttaatcctaGGAGGCTGTCCTCAGTGCCCCAGTTTGCTATTGTATGTGCTGTATCAGAATATTACTATTGAGTGTTGGCCAGCTTGTTTATATCCATCAAATAAAGGTgactttctttctgtctctttttgtgattttatacTCCCGATTTCAAATCCACTGTCTTCTGTTACTAAAACAATTCAGTAAACTTTATTCAGTGCCTTTCATACATGCAGGCCAGTGTGCTTCacagagcaaaagaaaagaggggaaaagatgACAgcaatgaataaaatgttgcaaGACTCACAAAGGTAAAAGAATAAAGTGCTCAAATATGTAgaagtataaatataaaaacaacgCGGGGCACCAGATCGCACAATCTGCCAATTTCTGcttaatgctgctttaaataaaaaccaGGCTTAACGCTTCTTATGTATACATTATGATACTGTGGCATCATGCCAAAAGGACACTACATAATATATACAGAAATCCAGATCTGTACTTGGTACGTCACTTAGTTAGTAGTAATAATACTATGTGGTTATTTTAACTACATCCTAAGttccattttgtgtgtttaattcctcttaattttttcttctctacactagaaaaaacattttaaaaggcaTCAAAGTGCTACATTTTTCCATTAAGTGATGTTTTATTACCTAACTGATGTAAAAAATTGTACCATTAACAGCAGCATTACTAGGACTGCAGAAATCTACTGGCTTCAAAGCATCTCATAGTATGAAAACTGATTGATGTTCATCACACATATCTACATTTAAGCAAGTCGTTAATCATCAAACTACAATTGGCAACATTGGACGTTTGTGGCTCCAAATGCCAGAACAAAATAACACCttggaaaaaaattacaaagcAAATGATTCACAATGAAGATGATTCATTTTCAGCTCATTTCAGGACATTCGTCTACATATTTCACAATATTCTCATGTCAATCATTTGTATTACAAATACTACAGGTGAATGCTCAAGATGTACCTGCTTTGTCTGACGAGCAGTGTGTGAGGCCTGGTTGAGACGTGGATCTGCCATATGAAGAGTTCGAACCTTTTTTGTGGCCGAGTTTTAACGTCCCTTCATGAAGCTGTCCAACAAGCGGTCGCCCCTGTCAGAGAGCCAGTACCCTGCCATGGCCGCCACCGCTCCCATGAAAACCGACGTGTAAACCATATCTCCCTTAGCAGCCAGCGTGGCCAGAGCGCAGAGCACCACCCCGAAGAAcatctgctgcagcacctccaccTCATCATCCTGGATATCCTCGAACAGACCTTTCTCCTGAACACCTGTGCAGAGGGACAGACATTAGAGTCTGCAGTGAGGGGGCCGTCCACGTGACTGAgatccctctgtgtgtgtgtttgtgtgtgtgtgatgagactCACTGGGCGGCTTCTTCTTCGTACACACGCCGTTGCTTCGTATGAATCCTTTGGCACAGTCGCAGCGGAACGAGCCCTCTGTGTTGGTGCAGATCTCATCCAGACCGTGACAGGCAAGTACTCTGTCACTACATTCATCTATATCTGAGTGAAGGAAAGACAGGCACAGGACGTACTCTCATCACAGGTGTGTCGATTATCACTGCTCCTCAGACACGTGTGATGAATGCAtggcaataaaatacaaataatctCTTTGGTGCGGTTACCCAAACACTTGTGTCCCGTCAGTGTGTACCCAGAGGCACATTTCCTGCAGCGTGCTGGTCCACTACCCATACAGCCCACACAGGCTGGGTTGCAGTCTGAGGGAAGAGCGACCATTTAGTTTCTTCATTAAGAGACTGAACTGCATTCACGGGTGCT contains:
- the LOC119021064 gene encoding protein disulfide isomerase Creld1; its protein translation is MGVRMLHRNLLQAAWLCYLSAVVVNSCPDVCSKCSGTASDQCEECRVGWTLHNNTCLDIDECGTELGICPANRYCFNTKGSFECRDCNPACVGCMGSGPARCRKCASGYTLTGHKCLDIDECSDRVLACHGLDEICTNTEGSFRCDCAKGFIRSNGVCTKKKPPSVQEKGLFEDIQDDEVEVLQQMFFGVVLCALATLAAKGDMVYTSVFMGAVAAMAGYWLSDRGDRLLDSFMKGR